TCGCACAACTGGCGCACGTGGTACAGACTGTGCGAACAGAACACGATGGTGCAGCCGTTCTTGCGAAACTGCTCGATGCGCTCCACGCACTTCTTCTGGAAGTGCTGGTCGCCTACCGCCAGTGCCTCGTCCACGATGAGCAGGTCCGGCTCCACCGCCGTGACCAGCGCGAAGGCCAGGCGCACCACCATGCCCGACGAATACGTCTTCACTGGCCGCGCCATCGCCTCGCCCAGCTCGGAAAACGCGATGATCCCAGGTTCCAGCGCGCGCAGTTGCGCCGTGTCGATGCCGATCAGCCCGGCGCCAAAGCGCAAATTCTCATACCCCGTGAAATCCGGGTGAAAGCCCGCCCCCAGCTCCAGGATGGCCGTCACGCGTCCATGGCGCGAAAGCGTCCCCGTCGAAGGCGCCAGCGTGCCCGCCAGCAGCTTGAGCAGCGTGCTCTTGCCCGCGCCGTTGTCCCCCACCACGCCCAGGCACTGGCCGCGGCGCAGGCTGAAGCTGGCGCCCTGCAGCGCCCAGTGGCTGCGCGCCGCGCCGCCGCCCGCCAGCAAGGCCCGCAGCCGCGCGCGCGCCGAAGGGTAGAGCCGGTACTGCTTGCCCAGGCCGCTGGCCTGCACGACGGAGGAGGACATCACCCGGGGAAAGCCCTTGTATGGAAAAAGCAACGCGGCCCGGCGGACCGCACCGACCATTGTAAAGGCGCCCACGCAGCCACTGGCAGCGGTAAAGATATCAATATGCTAGCGTACAGCGCCCGCCATCAGGGCGCTAGCGGCTTGTTTGATGCAAAATTGCGCACTGCCGCCGTAGCCACCAAGATGGGCGGCGCAGGCCAGCCATGCCCTTCATGCCCCGCGCGCCCTTGGCCCGCGGCCACCCTATGGCCTACACTACCGCGTCTGGATCGCACGGCGCATGGGGCGCTGGCGCCAGCGGGTGACAAGCCCAAGAACTGCTGACAAGAACCGTGTTGTATTTCATCAACAAACGACTTGGGTGGCAGTGCGGCGCGGCCATCGCTCACGGGCGCTGTGCTACGATTTCGCAGCGTAATCGATCTTGGTAGTTGCGCTTATCAATTTTTAACTGGAGTGTTTATGAAAAAGAACGTTCTCGCCCTGAGCATCGCTGCCATGATCGGTAGCCTGGGCTTTGCGGGCGTGGCATCGGCGGGTACGGTCATTACGAATCCGGCACCTGGCGCGGCCTTGGAGGTGACGCCAACCGGTATCGGTCACATCCTGCTGGTGCCCTATTTCAGCACGCAAAACGGCAACGTTTCGCTGCTGAACATCACCAATACCGATCAGACGAACGGCAAGGCAGTGAAGCTGCGCTATCGTGGTGCTGCCAACTCTGACGATATCTACGACATCACGATCTACCTGTCGCCTGGCGATATGTGGTCGGCGAACGTGAGTCAGGTAGATGGTGTCTCTACTTTGGTGACGAACGACAACAGCTGCACGCTGCCTGCGGATGTCAATGTCCGTTTTGGTACGGCACGCCTGACTGCGGAAGACAGTCTTGCGGACAACAAGGCTGGCACCTTGGAAGGTTACATCGAAATCCTGAACATGGCCGATGTTCCTCCCGGCTCCGCCCTGTACACGTCGATCAAGCACGTCAAGCAGGCTGACGGTAGCTATGTGGCTCCCTGCGCCACCATGCCGTCTCAGAAGACCGATTTGGCAGACTATCCGGCTGCCCAAGCACGCGGCTACGATTACCCCACGGGCGGTTTGATGGCCAACTGGTCCATTATCAACCTCGACAAGGCGGGTTCCTTTACGGGTGATGCGACCGCAATCATCCCCGATGGTGGTGCCAACATCGTCTTCTCGCCTCAGGAAGAAGAAGCAACGGTAACGGCTGCAGCCGCGGCTCTTCTGACTGCTGACCCGTTGTTGGCCGCTCCCACGGCTACATTGACGGCGAAGAACTACGACTTCCCCGATCTGTCCACGCCTTACATTGGTGTGATTGCCCCGATTGATCAGGCCCACATGCTGTCCCATGCCTTGGCAACGGCTTCGATCACGAACGAGTACATGACGAGCCCGGACGTTGGCTTTGCCACCGACTGGACTTTCTCCATGCCTTCGCGTCGCTACAATGTGGCGTTGAACTACAAGACCAGCCCCGCTAGCGTAGTGTATGCGACCGGCGGAGCGTATTTCACGGCTGCGAATGTCACCCGCGTTGGTGATCAAATCTGCGTCAATTCCAAGTTTGAAGACCTCGAGTATTTCAACACGGAAGAAGGCAAGAAGACCACCAAGCCCGGCGGCTATGTGGTTTCGCCCCAGCGTCCCGGTGTCAAGCCCGGTCTGAATTTCTGCGGTGAGACCAGTGTCTTGACTTTCAACAACCCGCTGGCAGAGGACCAGGCCACTCCGGTTCTGGGCGCCCTGATTGCACGCCAGAATCTGCAGATGGAAAGCACCGCGGGTTCCACCGACGTGTATACCGATGGCTGGATGAGCATCAAGACGGCGGGGAACCCGGGGGTGGGCGGCGACCTTGGCCTGCCGGTGATTGGCCACTCCTTTGCCAAGGCCTTGGCGTTCAGTGCCAGCCTGGGCGGCATCTGGAAGCACCGCACCAGCACTACCAACATCGTTGCTGTTCCTTAAGCGACGGTCTCGGTTCGATAAAAAAGGGCGGAACTTCCGCCCTTTTTTTATCCCGAAAAATTTCGTCATTTCAACTCATTGCCTGACTTCCATGGATACCCGGTCTTCCAAGCCAACACATGTGGTTCGCTATCTTGTCTTGGCTGTTGCTTTGTCTCTTTTTCCTTGTCTGTCCGCTTGGGCGCAGGCACCGGCATCGGTGTTGCTCGGCGAAGGTCCTCTTGCCGTAACCACTGACGATATTCTGGCCGAGAGTGCGCCGCTCCAGGCTGAGGCACGCAAGAATCTGCTCACTTCTGCCAGCTCCATTGAGCGCATGGCGGCTGACATTTATCTGCGCCGCCAATTGAGTGCGCGGGCTTTGGAGCAGAAAATCGACCAACAGCCTGAAGTTCAGCGCGTGCTGCAACTGGTGCGCGAACGGGTTCTTGCCGATGCATTGGTCAAACAGACCGATGCGCAGCACCGGCCCGCACAAGACGTGGTCGCCAAATTGGCGCTTGAAAAATACAATGCGACGCCACAACGTTTCGAGCAGCCAGAGCGCCTCCATCTTCGCCATATTTTGATTCCGGCGGCGCAAGAGAACGCTCGCCTTGAGGCGGAAAATTTGCGGGAGCAGATCATCAATGGCGCAGACTTCGAGACCTTGGCCCGAGAAAAATCCAAAGACCCTGGCTCTGCGAGCAAGGGAGGAGACCTCGGTTTTGTTGGGCGCGGGAAAATGGTCGCTCCGTTCGAAGAGGCGGCATTCGCGCTGAGCGAGCCCAAGCAGTTGAGTCCCGTGGTGGAGACGCAATTTGGTTTCCATGTGATTCAGCTCGTCGAAAAAAAACCCGCAGGTTTACAACCGTTCGAGGAAGTTAAATCCGCGTTGGAGCAAGAAGCATCGGCCGAGGCTGGTCGAATGGCACGGCAGGCGCTGGCACGCCCCATTTTGGCGGAGATGCAAATTCACACCAAAGCAATCGAGGCATTTGCGGACAGCCAGAAGTAATATGCTGCGCCGGTCATGGAGGGGTGATTGGCGTTAATTAAACTGACCCCAGTTCATGCATGCGAGCACACGGTCAAGTTCGCGGCTGACGCCGCTCCGACGGGACTGGGGGAGCGGTGTCAGCCGCGAAGGCGTTGGATAACAGCGGCGGCTTACAACCCGCTCTTGTCGGTGCTGTGCACCCAGATTCCGCCCAAGTTGACCGACGTGCCCAGGGCTTTGGCAAAGGCATGACCAGTGATGGGCAAACCCTTGCCGTTGAGGCCCAGCCGCACCCAGCCGTCGGTGAAGACTTCAGAGCTGGTGCTCTTGGGCACGAAGTTCTGCAGCGTGAGCTGCGCCCCCAGGGCCTGGCTGTTGTTGAAGGTGACCACGGCCACTTCGCCGCACAGGTCCATGCGCTGGTTGGGCGGCACCGGCGAAAACAGCGGGCCGTTGTTGCGTTGGGCCGTATCCCAGGCGTAGGCGCCTGAAGAGTCGACACACAGCAGGCCGTTGGCGCCGGTGCGCACGTTGGCCGGCGTGTAGTAGCTGCCCGCGGGCGAGACGTAAGCCGCGGGGATGCGCGGCGGCAGGCCCTGCGTATAGTCCAGCGCCTTGGCGAACACCGCCTTGTTGGCCTTGTAATCCAGCGCGACGTTGTAGCGACGCGTAGGCTGCGACAGCGTCCAGTCGGTAGCAAAGCTCACCGCGGGACTGGTCATGTATTCATTGGTCACGGCCTTGGTGGCGAGCAGGTCGGAGATGAGTTCCGCCTGCCGTATGGCGTTGCCCAGGTTGGAGGCGGGCGTGACGTAGGGCGTGGACAGGTCGGGGAAGTCCAGGTTCAGCGCCATGATGGCGGGCGAGGCCGCCGAGCCGTCCGCCAGGGTGCCGCCGGCCAGCAGGGGGTCGGCGGTGAGCTGGCTGGGGTGGCGCCCGGCGGCCAGGGCTGCGGCGTCGTCGCCATCGTATTGGGGCGCGTCGGTGGGTGCAGAATAGACCAGGTTGGCCACTGCGCGGTCGCTCGTGCTGCCACTCTTGCGTGCGGCGATGGCGGTGGCGGCTCCGGTGAAGGAGCCCGCCTTGGACAGGTTGACGATGCTCCAGTGCGCCATCAGCCCTCCGGTTGGAAAGTTGTAGCCGCGATCTTCCCAGGAGTTGGGGAAGGGGACGTTCGGGTTGGTCGGATTCATCGACTCGATGCTCGAGATATTGGCGCAATCCGGCGTGCCCGCGGTGTGGGAGATGGCGTTGAACAGGGCGTTGGCGTTGCCAGGCAGCAGGCTGCCGGTGCCGCCGGCGCTGGCCTCGTGCGGCGGGATGTCGGTCATGTTGATGATTTCGACATAGCCTTCCAGGGTCTGTGCGCCCTGACCCTGTACGCGGTCGGTGTTGAAGGGCAGGTTGACGCTGGCCGGCAGGGTGCAGCTCAGGTCATTGGTCTGCAGGCGCGACTGCCCGCCCGACTGGCTGACTTCACCGGCCCAGACGTCGCCGGGCGCGAGATAGAGGGAGAAGCTGAACAGTGCGTCCGAATTGGCCGCGCCGCGGTAGCGCACGCGCAGCACCTTGCCGTTAACGGTGTCGGTGTTGATGATGTTGAGCAGCGAGACATTGCCGTCCTGGGTGCTGAAGTAGGGCGCCACCAGCAGATGGCCGATATGGTGCGGCGACACCACCAGAGTGTCGGCTATGGGCAGGTAGGCTCCGGCAAGGCCGCTGCCGGTACTGGGCACCTGTGTCGCCTGCTTGTTGGAAAACGACACGCCCGCGCAGGCAGTGCCTATGCAGGCCAGCGTGCCGGCGAGCGCGGCGATGCCGCGGGTGACTCTCTTCAATCTCATGGCGAGACTCCTCATTCGAATGGTTGGTCTTGTGCTGTCGTGCCCGGACCCGCAGGCCACTCCCCCTTGGACCCGGGCACGAAACCAGTCTAGACCCGTGGGCAGGGTCGCCATTAAGGGATAACCCGCAGTTTTCCTGCGAGCGGGTGCGAAGCGCGGGGCTTGCGGGGCGATGCATGACATCTCTTGCATGTCCGCGAAGGGTTTTTCAATTTGTATCGTTTGCGGGTGCGGTCGGGGCGCCGCAGCGACAGTCGCCTGCGGCGCGAGATCGCACTGCCACGCCCGCGCTTCGCGGCCCGCGATAATCAACGCTTTTTGCGCCGGGTCGGCCCCGACCAGCGTCTTCTTTCGATGTCCATCCTTGCGCAAGAGCTGCATTCGCTGGTTTCGTCGCGCCATCTCTTGTGGATGCTGACGCGTCGTGAGGTGGCGGCTCGCTATGCCGGTACCGCTGCCGGGGTGGCCTGGGCGTATGCGCAGCCGCTGCTGATGGCGGCGGCGTACTATCTGGTGTTCGACATCGTGTTCGCCATGCGCCTGGGTGAGCATGCGCCCACCAAGGCCGTGGGCACCTACCTGATTGTTGGCATGTTGCCGTGGATGGCGTTCGCCGAGGCCCTCTCGCGCGGCATGTCCAGCCTGCTGGAGGCGGGCAGCATTCTGCAGAAAAATGCCTTGCCGCCGATTTTGTTCGTGGCGCGTTCGGTGCTGGCGACCATGGTGGTCTATGGCCCGCTGTTGCTGGTGCTGGCACTGGTGTATGCGCCGCTGCACCGTTTTGCCCCGGCGGTGCTGGCGATGCTGCCGCTGGTGACACTGCAACTGGCCTTGTGCCTGGCGTGGGGCTACGCGCTGGCGGTGATGGCGGCGGCACTGCGCGACACGGTGCAGCTCGTGGGGTTCGGTCTGTCAGTGGGCATTTTTCTTTCGCCGGTGCTGTTTCCGTTGACGATGTTTCCGCAGCTCTGGCGCTGGGCCTTGTGGCTGAACCCGATGACCCCTTGGGTGGTGGCCTATCAGGGGGTGCTGCTGCAAGGTGTCTGGCCTGCATGGACCACTTGGCTGGCGATGCTGGCGTGGTTGCTGGCGGGACTGGCGCTGCTGGCGCTGCTGCTGCGGCGCAGCCGGGATCAGTTGGTGGATTGGTTGTAATTAAGCGCTGGTTTGTTTTATTGATGGCGACTTGAAAACACTGGCCGTCGAAGAGAGAAACACGCAGGCCGGTGCCGTGAAGGCCGTGCGAGATCTCCCTGCCGTGGCGCCAAGCTCGAAATCGTTGAGCGGTTTGAGCCCGTCATGGCAGCCTCAGCCACGACGGCTTTGCCTCAGGACTGCAGCCAGCTCTTGACGCGCCCCTGCCAATGCGCGGGCACGGCGCGCGCCACGCCGCGCAGCAGGGGCAGCGAGCGCAGCCAGACCAGGGCGCCGAGCAGGCCGGTCTTGGCCGCGCTCTGGGCGTCGGGTTCGGGCAGCCAGGCGGCGAGTTGCTCGGCCTGCGCGGTGCATTCGGCGGCCGCAAGCCCGCCCAGGTAGTCGCGTTCGTAGTGCCAGTCAGCGTAGTGCGGCGGCTCGCCGGCGGGCAGCGCGGGCGCGGTGGCGCTGGCGAAGTGCTCGGTGCGCAGCCGGGTGAAGGTGGCTACCCAGGCGGCGGGGCTCTGGTCCCAGGGCAGCACCCAGCTCCAGGGGCGGGCGATCACGCGTTCGGCGAAGGCGCCGAGGTCGGGCACGGCGACGGGCAGGCCGGCCTGGAGCACCGCGCTCAGGGTGTAGCTGTAGGTCTCGGGCCACTGGGCGGGGAACCAGACCAGGTCGGGCTTGAGCCAGGCGAGCAGGCCGGGCAGGTCTTCGTCCTGGTATTCGCCGTGCACGGTGAGCCGCGCGCGCGGCTGGGTCTGCAGGTGGCGGTAGCAGTAGCCCAGCAGGTGGAATTCCAGCGGCGCCTGTGTGCGCGCGGCCTGCAGGGCGGTGGCTTCGAGCAGGTCGGCGCCCTTGATGACGCTGAGGGCGCCGATGACGACGATCTTGAGGGGGCGGGCCTCGTCCGGGATCGCGTTCGTGCGAACGCCCTGGCCCTCACCCCGGCCCTCTCCCAGAGGGAGAGGGAGGAAGGCGGGGTCCTCCGGCGGGGTGAGCGGGGCGTGGTCGTTTCGCTGGCCCTCATCCCGGCCCTCCCCTGGTGGGACAGGGGGAAAGAGGGGGGAAGGGGAAGGCGTGGGTAGCGCGGTGCCGGGGGCGATGTCGGTGTGCGGCACGGCGAGCACGCGGGCGGCGGGGGCGAAGCCGGTGATGCGCCGCGCGGCGTCCCGGCTGGGGGCGAACACCTGGCGCGCGCCGGTCAGCAGGCGGGCGTTGGCGCCGCGCCAGGGGCCCACGGTCTTGAACAGCGGTGCGGCCATGTCACCCGTGCAGCAGGCGCACTGGCCGGGGGTGGGCTCGCCGGCGAAGCGGCCGTCCTCGCCCGTCATGCTGATGTGGGTGCAGAAGGCGTAGTAGTCGTGCGCCGTGACGTCGTAGCCCACGCCCAGCAACGCGGGCAGGTCGTAGGCCTGCGCGGGATGGCCGAGCAGGTGGTGGTAATGCACGTGGCATACGCCAAGCTGGCGCAGCACCGCGAGCAGGTCGTCCCATTGGTCCTTGACGCGAAAGGCGAGTTCAAAGCCTTCATTGGCGTCGGCCATGCGCAGGCGCACGCGGCCTCCGACGGCGGGGGTGAGGGTGAGGAATTGCGCGCGGCCGGCCAGCTGGTGGGCGAGCTCGCGCACGTGGCGCACGGTGCCGCCGCCGCGGTCGTGCAGCACGGCGAGGACGAGGGGCAGGCGGGCTTCGCTCAGGCGCGCCAGGTCCAGCGCCAGGCGGTAGGGGCGTGCCGGATCGGCCTGGACGAAGGCGTGGATGTCACGGCCGTAGCGCGGATGCAGGCGGTCGAGCACCTGGATGGCGGCGCGCTCGCGCGGGCTCTTGCTGTCGCCGAAGCTCACGCCGCCGGTGTGCAGCACGAAGGTGTCGAGCAGGTGCAGGTTGCGCCAGCCCTTGGCCGCCGCGCGCTGGCAGAAGTCGTTTTCTTCGCCATAGCCCTTGCCGAAGTGCTCCACGTCGAACAGGCCGACCTCATTCAGCGCGGCGCGGCGGATGTACATGCAAAAGCCCACGCCGGTGGGCACGTCGACCACCACGCCGGGGTTGGTGCGGGCACACAGGGCGTCCAGGCTGGCGGTGGTGTACCCCTCGGGCAGGGCGTTGTCCCGGCAAAAGCGCGGGTAGCTGCAGATGGTGGCGTTGGTCGACAGCGGCGTGACGCTGGCGATCCTGGCGTCGCCGTGGGCGGCGGCGCGGATGCGGTCCAGCCAGTCGTTCGCGACCTCGGTGTCGCTGTTGAGCAGCAGCACGTCGTTGTCACCCGACAGCTGCATGCCGCGGTTGACGGTGGCGACGAAGCCGAGGTTGCTGTCGTTTTCCAGCAGGGTGATGCGCTCGTCCTCGGCCGCGGCTTCGCGCAGCCAGGCGGTGACTTCGGGTTCGGGGCTGGCGTCGTTGATGACGATCAGGCGCCAGGCGCAGTGCACCGGGCTGGCCAGCACCGATTGGAGGCAGCGCTGGGTGTCAGGCAAGCCTTTGTAAACCGGGACGATGATGTCCACGGGGTGCTCGCTCGGCGCGATGGGCGTGGCGGGCGGGCGCGGGGCCGCGCGCAAATGCTTGGGCGTGCGGCCCAGCAGGCGATCGATGTGCATCTTGGCGGCGACCAGCGGGCGGGTGGCGCGAAAAATGGTGGAATCTTCTATGGCTTGCAGGTGCTGCGACAGGCCGGCGAGTTCGTGGCGCAGGCGGGCGGTTTCGCGCTGCCACTGGTCGGCCTGTTGCTGGAAGCTCGCGCCCTGTTCCCGCAGCAGCGCGGTCTGTGCAAGGCTCTCCTGCAACTGCGGCTCCACCGCGCCCAGGCGCGCCAGCAATGGCTGCACGGTGGCGCTGAGCGCTAGGTAGTCGGCCGACATCGGCCAGCCGAGTTCGACCTCCAGTTGCGTGGCGCCTGCCAGTTGCGCGGCGGGGATGGGCAGCTCGAACCAGGGGTCGTCGCCGGCGAGCAGCAGCAGCACCGGGCTGGCGGCGGGCAGCGGCCCCTGCCAGACGATGGATTGCAGGCGCGTGTGCGCGAACAGGGCGTGGGCGCCGTCTTCGCTGCGCCACTGCCACAGCGCCTCGCCGTCCGCGTCGAGCAGGCGCAGCCGGTACAGATGCAGGAAACCCGGCCGGTCTGCCGGGTCCAGCCGCAGCGTGGTGGGTGGCGACTGGTGGGCGGGCAGGGCAAAGTGCAGCGTCTGCCGCTCCTGACCCATGACGCCGGTGGCACTGCGCTTGTCCTGCTCGGCAAAGCCCCGGTCATGCGCGGTGTAGAGCTGCGCGGTGAACAGCGCCTGCGCCGGGGCGCCGGCTGCGGCGAAGTCGTTGGCCACCGGCTGAGCCACGGGCCGGGCGGCGCCGATGAACTGGTAGCTCAGGGCATCCGGCAGGGCCAGCAGGTAGCGGGCGACGGCGGGGGGCAGTTCGTCGAAGCGCGCCTTGAATTCCGAATCGGGCAGTTCGCGGCGGATGGTGTCGAGCTGTTCGAGCTGCCAGCGCTGCTCGCCCAGGAAGCGCGTGAGCGAGCGGCGCGTGAAAAAGCGCAGGTGCGTGCGGTCCAGCAGGCCTTCGTCGCGGTAGCGGAACTCCCCTTGCAGCAGTTCGGCCGCGAGGCCGGCATAGCCCGCGTTGGGCACCGAAATCAAGAGCTGCCCGCCGGGTTTGAGCAGTGCGCGGCAGGCGGCCAGCACGCGCTCGGGCTGGCTCAGGTGTTCCAGCACGTCGGCGCAGACGATGGCGTCGTAGGCGCCGGCCTCGAAGGTGGCGCCGAGCTCGCAGCTTTCCAGGTTGGCGACGACGACGCGGCGGTAGTGCGGGCGGGCGTGCGCGGCCTCAAGCTCGCTCCAGGTCAGGCCATCGACGGTGCACCGGCGGGTTTCACGCAGGTACTGGCCGAGCGCCCCGCTGCCGCAGCCCAGGTCGAGCACGGTGGCGCCCTCGGGCGTGAGGCCGGCAAGGACGGACAGCGAGGTGCGTTCGCCCTCGCGGATGCTGCGCAGGTAAACGTGCAGATCCGTGATGGTTTGTGTCATGGGGCGCGATTATCCCAAGCTGGCGGCGACAATAGCGCCCATGGACGCGTCGTGTTCGCCGGCAGGGGCCGCTCTGGTGGTGTCCGTGGTCAGCCACGGGCACACCGCCGCCGTGCGTGCCTTGCTCGGCGACCTGGCGCGCCACTGCGCGCACAGCGTGGCGCGCGTGGTGCTGACGCTGAACCTGCCGGACGAGCCCGAGCCGGTGGCGCCGGACGTCGCCTGGCCGTTCGCGCTGCAGCTGCGCCGCAACACGCGCCCGCGCGGCTTTGGCGCCAACCACAACCGCGCGCTGGCGGATGTGGCCGAGCCCTTCGTCTGCGTGCTCAACCCCGACGTGCGGCTGGCGGCAGACCCGTTTGCGCCGCTGTGCGCGCTGGCGGCGGGCCAGGGCGTGGGGGCGGCCTACCCGCGCCAGCTCGACGGCCAGGGCCGGGTGCAGGACAGCGAACGCGCGCTGCCCACGCCGCTGGCGCTGTGGCGCCGGCGCGTGCTGGGCCGCTCCGAGGCGCGCGTGGACTGGGTCAACGCCGCCTGCCTGGTGCTGCCCGCTGCGGTGTGGCGGCGCCTGGGCGGCTTTGACGAGCGCTACCACATGTATTGCGAGGACGTGGACCTGTGCCTGCGCCTGCGTCTGGCGGGCCTGCGGCTGGTGCGCGCGCCGGTGGCGGTGCTGCACGCGGGCGAACGTGCCAGCCACCGCAGCGCGGCGCACCTGGCATGGCATGTGCGCAGCCTGCTGCGGCTGTGGCGCTCTCCCGTCTACCGCGCGGCCGCCCGTCTGGCGCCGCCATCCCAGGCGCCGCTGGCGCGCGAAGGACAGGCATGATGGTGCTCGCCCTGGTGGCCTTCCTGATGTCCCTGGGGGCGTCGGCGGTGGTGATCCGCCGGCTGGCGCGGCGCGCGGTACGCTACGGCCCGGGCAAGCCCCAGCGCTTTCACAAGGGCGAGGTGCCGCGCCTGGGCGGCGTGGCGCTGCTGGCCGGGCTGTGTCTGGGCTGGGCGCTGGGCACGCTGCAGACGCTGTGGGGCGACCCGGGCTCGGTCGGCCTGGGCACCGGCATGTGGCGCTGGCTGGTGGTGCTGCTGCCGGCGGTGGTCTGCGGCATCGTCGAAGACATGACGCAGCGCATCAGGGTGGGCTGGCGCCTGGCGATGACGCTGCTGTCGGGCCTGCTCGCGCTGTGGCTGCTGGGGCTGAACGTGCAGCGCCTGGACCTGTCCTGGATCGACGCGCTGCTGCGCTCCGCGCCCTGGCTGGGCATGGGCATCGTGCTGCTGGCGGTGGCGGGCCTGCCGCACGCCTTCAACATCATCGACGGCTACAACGGTCTGGCGGGCGTGGTGGCGCTGATCATCTGCCTGGCGCTGGTGCACGTGTGTCTGCAGGTGGGCGACCGCCAGCTGGCGGCCATCGTGATCTGCCTGGCCGGGGCGACGGCGGGCTTCCTGGTCTGGAACTACCCGCGCGGCCTGCTGTTCGCCGGCGACGGCGGCGCCTACCTCTGGGGCAGCGTGGTGGCGCTGGCGAGCATCGCGCTGGTGCAGCGTCACCCCCAGGTGTCGCCCTGGTTTCCCATGCTGCTGCTGATTTACCCGGTGTGGGAGACGCTGTTTTCCATCTACCGCAAGCTGGCGCGCGGCGAATCGCCCGGCATGGCGGACGCGCTGCATTTTCACCAG
This portion of the Comamonas flocculans genome encodes:
- a CDS encoding ABC transporter ATP-binding protein; protein product: MSSSVVQASGLGKQYRLYPSARARLRALLAGGGAARSHWALQGASFSLRRGQCLGVVGDNGAGKSTLLKLLAGTLAPSTGTLSRHGRVTAILELGAGFHPDFTGYENLRFGAGLIGIDTAQLRALEPGIIAFSELGEAMARPVKTYSSGMVVRLAFALVTAVEPDLLIVDEALAVGDQHFQKKCVERIEQFRKNGCTIVFCSHSLYHVRQLCDVALWLDGGAQRAFGPTEEVLGGYEAHVRAQEAAQEAAPLPGVPDAAPARADARIETVRVANLDEGTPPTLQGPDLELTIEVSAPAGECPSIAMMLEQAHGVGITSTSTQRAGVRPQPLGGGRWRASVRFPALALHTGEYVVSVYLFDASGLVVYDQWMRCAQFRHVYADSTPGLVRLAHEWY
- a CDS encoding cell surface protein, producing MKKNVLALSIAAMIGSLGFAGVASAGTVITNPAPGAALEVTPTGIGHILLVPYFSTQNGNVSLLNITNTDQTNGKAVKLRYRGAANSDDIYDITIYLSPGDMWSANVSQVDGVSTLVTNDNSCTLPADVNVRFGTARLTAEDSLADNKAGTLEGYIEILNMADVPPGSALYTSIKHVKQADGSYVAPCATMPSQKTDLADYPAAQARGYDYPTGGLMANWSIINLDKAGSFTGDATAIIPDGGANIVFSPQEEEATVTAAAAALLTADPLLAAPTATLTAKNYDFPDLSTPYIGVIAPIDQAHMLSHALATASITNEYMTSPDVGFATDWTFSMPSRRYNVALNYKTSPASVVYATGGAYFTAANVTRVGDQICVNSKFEDLEYFNTEEGKKTTKPGGYVVSPQRPGVKPGLNFCGETSVLTFNNPLAEDQATPVLGALIARQNLQMESTAGSTDVYTDGWMSIKTAGNPGVGGDLGLPVIGHSFAKALAFSASLGGIWKHRTSTTNIVAVP
- a CDS encoding peptidylprolyl isomerase; translated protein: MDTRSSKPTHVVRYLVLAVALSLFPCLSAWAQAPASVLLGEGPLAVTTDDILAESAPLQAEARKNLLTSASSIERMAADIYLRRQLSARALEQKIDQQPEVQRVLQLVRERVLADALVKQTDAQHRPAQDVVAKLALEKYNATPQRFEQPERLHLRHILIPAAQENARLEAENLREQIINGADFETLAREKSKDPGSASKGGDLGFVGRGKMVAPFEEAAFALSEPKQLSPVVETQFGFHVIQLVEKKPAGLQPFEEVKSALEQEASAEAGRMARQALARPILAEMQIHTKAIEAFADSQK
- a CDS encoding ABC transporter permease, whose amino-acid sequence is MSILAQELHSLVSSRHLLWMLTRREVAARYAGTAAGVAWAYAQPLLMAAAYYLVFDIVFAMRLGEHAPTKAVGTYLIVGMLPWMAFAEALSRGMSSLLEAGSILQKNALPPILFVARSVLATMVVYGPLLLVLALVYAPLHRFAPAVLAMLPLVTLQLALCLAWGYALAVMAAALRDTVQLVGFGLSVGIFLSPVLFPLTMFPQLWRWALWLNPMTPWVVAYQGVLLQGVWPAWTTWLAMLAWLLAGLALLALLLRRSRDQLVDWL
- a CDS encoding methyltransferase domain-containing protein, producing the protein MTQTITDLHVYLRSIREGERTSLSVLAGLTPEGATVLDLGCGSGALGQYLRETRRCTVDGLTWSELEAAHARPHYRRVVVANLESCELGATFEAGAYDAIVCADVLEHLSQPERVLAACRALLKPGGQLLISVPNAGYAGLAAELLQGEFRYRDEGLLDRTHLRFFTRRSLTRFLGEQRWQLEQLDTIRRELPDSEFKARFDELPPAVARYLLALPDALSYQFIGAARPVAQPVANDFAAAGAPAQALFTAQLYTAHDRGFAEQDKRSATGVMGQERQTLHFALPAHQSPPTTLRLDPADRPGFLHLYRLRLLDADGEALWQWRSEDGAHALFAHTRLQSIVWQGPLPAASPVLLLLAGDDPWFELPIPAAQLAGATQLEVELGWPMSADYLALSATVQPLLARLGAVEPQLQESLAQTALLREQGASFQQQADQWQRETARLRHELAGLSQHLQAIEDSTIFRATRPLVAAKMHIDRLLGRTPKHLRAAPRPPATPIAPSEHPVDIIVPVYKGLPDTQRCLQSVLASPVHCAWRLIVINDASPEPEVTAWLREAAAEDERITLLENDSNLGFVATVNRGMQLSGDNDVLLLNSDTEVANDWLDRIRAAAHGDARIASVTPLSTNATICSYPRFCRDNALPEGYTTASLDALCARTNPGVVVDVPTGVGFCMYIRRAALNEVGLFDVEHFGKGYGEENDFCQRAAAKGWRNLHLLDTFVLHTGGVSFGDSKSPRERAAIQVLDRLHPRYGRDIHAFVQADPARPYRLALDLARLSEARLPLVLAVLHDRGGGTVRHVRELAHQLAGRAQFLTLTPAVGGRVRLRMADANEGFELAFRVKDQWDDLLAVLRQLGVCHVHYHHLLGHPAQAYDLPALLGVGYDVTAHDYYAFCTHISMTGEDGRFAGEPTPGQCACCTGDMAAPLFKTVGPWRGANARLLTGARQVFAPSRDAARRITGFAPAARVLAVPHTDIAPGTALPTPSPSPLFPPVPPGEGRDEGQRNDHAPLTPPEDPAFLPLPLGEGRGEGQGVRTNAIPDEARPLKIVVIGALSVIKGADLLEATALQAARTQAPLEFHLLGYCYRHLQTQPRARLTVHGEYQDEDLPGLLAWLKPDLVWFPAQWPETYSYTLSAVLQAGLPVAVPDLGAFAERVIARPWSWVLPWDQSPAAWVATFTRLRTEHFASATAPALPAGEPPHYADWHYERDYLGGLAAAECTAQAEQLAAWLPEPDAQSAAKTGLLGALVWLRSLPLLRGVARAVPAHWQGRVKSWLQS
- a CDS encoding glycosyltransferase, whose amino-acid sequence is MDASCSPAGAALVVSVVSHGHTAAVRALLGDLARHCAHSVARVVLTLNLPDEPEPVAPDVAWPFALQLRRNTRPRGFGANHNRALADVAEPFVCVLNPDVRLAADPFAPLCALAAGQGVGAAYPRQLDGQGRVQDSERALPTPLALWRRRVLGRSEARVDWVNAACLVLPAAVWRRLGGFDERYHMYCEDVDLCLRLRLAGLRLVRAPVAVLHAGERASHRSAAHLAWHVRSLLRLWRSPVYRAAARLAPPSQAPLAREGQA
- a CDS encoding glycosyltransferase family 4 protein — protein: MMVLALVAFLMSLGASAVVIRRLARRAVRYGPGKPQRFHKGEVPRLGGVALLAGLCLGWALGTLQTLWGDPGSVGLGTGMWRWLVVLLPAVVCGIVEDMTQRIRVGWRLAMTLLSGLLALWLLGLNVQRLDLSWIDALLRSAPWLGMGIVLLAVAGLPHAFNIIDGYNGLAGVVALIICLALVHVCLQVGDRQLAAIVICLAGATAGFLVWNYPRGLLFAGDGGAYLWGSVVALASIALVQRHPQVSPWFPMLLLIYPVWETLFSIYRKLARGESPGMADALHFHQLIYRRIVRSVLLEDEARRMLKRNNRTAPYLWGFSMLSVVPAVLFWNNSPVLLAFCAVFALAYVGAYISIIRFKVPDWLRF